From the genome of Rathayibacter sp. VKM Ac-2804:
CGCCTCGATCGCCGCGAAGCACGGCGTCTCGCCCGCGCAGGTGGTGCTGCGCTGGCACGTGCAGCACGGGGTCGTCGTGATCCCGAAGTCGGTGACGCCCGCGCGGATCCGGGAGAACCTCGACGTGCTCGGCTTCGCCCTCGACGAGGAGGATCTGGCAGGAATCCGCGCACTCGCGACCGGCGAGCGCACCGGACGCGACCCGAGCCTGGACTGACGCGCCCTAGCCTGTCGGCATGACGACGCGAGCCCCGGAGACGAGAACCGCCCTCCTCCTGCACGGACTCGGCGGGGCCTCCGGCACCTGGTGGCGGGTCGCCGCGGCGCTGACCGCCGCCGGCTGGAGCGTGACGGCCCCGGATCTGCGCGGTCACGGCACCGGTCGCCGCGGCGGCTCCTCCCGGCACGACGACTACGCCGACGACGCGCTCGCCCTGCGCGCGCCCGGCGGGGCCTGGGACCTGGTCGTCGGCCACTCCCTGGGCGGGGCCGTGGCGGTGCGGGCGGCGGCGCGCGACACCGGCTGGGCGCGGCGGCTGGTGCTCCTCGATCCGGTGCTGCGCCTCGAGGAGTCGGAGCGGGCGGGGGTCCGGGCCGGCGAGGTCGCCGCCCTCGCGGTCACCGCGGACGAGCTCGCGGCGGCCGAGCCGCACTGGGACGAGCGCGATCGGGCCGAGAAGCTCCGGGCCGCGCACGCCGCCGATCCGGCCGCCGTCGCCGCGACGATCGACGACAACGAGCCGTGGGATCTGCTGGCCGACGTGCCGACGCTCCGGGCGCCCGTGCTGGTGCTCGGCGGCGACCCGCAGGTGTTCACGATGTTCCCGCCGTCCGTCGCCGCGCGGGTCCTCCAGGGCAATCCGCGCGTGCGCTACGCGGTGGTCGCGGGCGCCGGCCACAGTCCGCAGCGCGACCGCCCCGCCGAGACGCTGGCGATGCTCCGCGAGTGGGCCGAGAGCGACGCCACGGCCTGACTCCGTGCATGGCCGCTCACGACAGGCCATGTTTCCGCGCGGTGACAAGTGCCTCGAAGGGGTGTCTTTAGCGCCTGGCCTGTGAATACGCTCGCAGAGGGCACCGTCGCTTCTCAGCACAGCGAGAGCGACGGAGACCGTCGGTCCGACGGCCGCCGCCCTCGACGAAAGGGACCACCTGTGGCTCACCCCGCTACTGAAGACACCTCCGGCGCACGACGTCGGCGTCCACTCCTCGGCTCGGCCGCGATGATCGGCGCCGGCGCGCTGGTCGCCGGCTTCGCCTTCGCTCCCGCAGCGAGCGCCGCCGAGCCCGCCGACTTCGCCGACACGGTGACGGTCGACGGCATCATGACCCACCTCGAGGCCTTCCAGGCGATCGCGGACGCCAACGACGGCAACCGCGCGATCGGCACCGAGGGCTACGAGCTCAGCGGCCAGTACGTCGAGGCCGTGCTGAAGGCCGCCGGCTACACCACCGAGCGCCAGGACTTCACCACCACCACCCAGACGATCGACGAGTTCTCGCTGACCACGACCCCCGCGGTCGAGGGCATCCCGATGTCGTTCACCCCCTCGACTCCCGAGGGCGGTGTCACGGGCGAGCTGATCCAGCCGGTCGACCCGCTGGGCTGCGACGCCGACGCCTGGGCCGGACTCGACGCGACGGGCAAGGTCGCCCTGGTCAGCCGCGGCACGTGCAGCTTCTCGGAGAAGTCTGCCGCTGCCGGCGCCGCCGGGGCCTCCGCCGTGATCATCTACAACAACGCTCCCGGCGAGCCGCTGAACGGCACGCTCGGCGCACCCGACGACAGCTACATCCCCTCCGTCGGCGTCACCCTCGAGGAGGGCCAGTCGCTGATCGCTGCGCTGCCGACGACGGCGACGCTCGTCCTCGAGCAGACGACCACCGACACCGACACCTTCAACATCATCACCGAGACCCCGGGCGGCGACCACGACAACGTGGTCATGCTCGGCGCACACCTCGACGGTGTGCCCGAGGGCCCCGGCATCAACGACAACGGCTCCGGATCGGCGACGCTCCTCGAGACCGCCGTGCAGCTCGCTGACGCGGGCGAGACGACCAACGCCGTGCGCTTCGCCTGGTGGGGCGCCGAGGAGGTCGGGCTCGTAGGCTCGTACACCTACGTCGACTCGCTCTCCGAGGAGGAGGCCGGCGACATCGCGACCTACCTGAACTTCGACATGGTCGCCTCGCCGAACTACGTCGTCTCGGTCTACGACGCGAACGAGTCCACCTACGAGGCTCCGGTCGAGGTGCCCGCGGGCTCCATCGCCACCGAGAAGGCGTTCACGGACTACTTCGACTCGATCGACCAGCCCTGGATCGACACCGCGTTCGACGGCCGCAGCGACTACGACGGCTTCATCTCCGCCGGCATCCCGGCCTCGGGCCTGTTCACGGGAGCGGACGACATCAAAACCGAGGAGGAAGCCGCGCTCTTCGGCGGCACCGTCGGCATCCCGCACGACCCGAACTACCACTCGGCCGGCGACGACCTGGCGAACATCAACCAGGAGGCGCTCGGCATCACCTCGAAGGCGATCGCCTTCGTGACGGCCTCGTTCGCCGAGGACACCTCCGCGATCGACGCCGAGAAGGACCCGACCACGCCGGAGCCGGAGCCCAGCACCCCGCCGTTCGTGCTCCCCACCAAGGAGCAGGTCCTCGGACTGATCGCCGCCGGCCTCTCGCCGCGCGAGATCGCGGCCGAGCTCGGCATCACCGAGGCGATCGCCCGCCCCTACGTGCAGCAGATCATCGACCGCTACGGCATCACCGACCGGGCGAGCGCTGAGCGCCTGATCCGCGAGTACCTCGCCGACCGCGGCGTGCTCATCGGCGGCTAGCCGCCACCGCACCACCCGAGGCGTCCCGCTCCGGTCGACCCGTCCCGCTCCGGCAGGACGCCTCGACGGGGGCGGGACGCCTCACCCGTTCTCGGGCGGCCGAGTAGGAGAAGCCGCTTCTCGTCTCCGAGGTGGATAAGTACGCCGCGGCGGCCCTTCATGCTGGTCGAGTAGCCCCGCAGTGGGCGTATCGAGACCCGCCGTCGTCGGCAGGGCGGGACTGCAGACTCGACTCCTGACGCTGGTGGATCTCGATACGCCCGCTGAGCGGGCTACTCGATCAGCATGAGGTCGCCGCTCGCCGTCAGCCGCGGCGGGCGCGGGCGAAGGCCTCCTCGACGTCCTCGTCCGGGTCGGCGAGGAGGCGGAGGGTCGCCAGGGCGTGGAAGCGGCGGGCGTCCTCCTCCGACCGCGCGGCCACCTCGAGGACGGGGGTCGCGGCGTCGCCGAGCATCAGCAGGGCGCGGGTGAGGGCGCGCTGGTCCGGGCGGTCCCGCTCGCCGAGGTGCTCCGCGAGCTGCCGGGCGAGGGCGGGCCGCTCGGGCTCCGGGGCGAGCCCTGCGGCGGTGCGCCAGGCCGCGTGCGCGACCGCGGGGTGCTCGTCGTGCAGCAGCGCGGGCGTGATCGCCGGGAACGCGCGCGGGTCGCCCACCTTCGACAGCGTGTGCAGCGCCTGGCTGCGGGCCTGCGGAGTCTCGGACTCGAGCTCGGGCAGCAGCAGGTCGACGGTGACGCCGGGCTCGTGCCGGGTGAGGGCCCAGGTGAGCATCTCGCGGACCCCGAAGTCGGGCTCCACCGCGCAGCGCGCCACCAGCACCTTGGCGTACTCGTCGGCGGGTCGGGTGCCCGCGGTCATCGCGGCCTGCAGCCGGGACGACGCGTCGGGAGCGGTCAGGGCGGCGCGGAGCCTGTCGGCGGGCCGGTTCTCGTCAGTCATCGCCGCCCATTCGACACCCGCCGCCCGAAAGGACGTCGAGTGCCGCCCCTCCCCTCCCTCCCGCGAGATGCCACTTGTGACGTGATCCCTCGGCGTGTCGCGCTCACAAGTGGCATCTCGTGGGAGGGGCAGGGCTTCCCGCCGCGGCGGCGCACGGTGTTCACTGGGGCCATGCGAGCCATCTGGAAGGGCGCGATCACCTTCGGCCTGGTCAACGTGCCGGTGAAGATCTACAGCGCGACCGAGGACCACGACGTCCCCCTGCACCAGGTGCACGACAAGGACGGCGGCCGGATCCGGTACCAGCGCAAGTGCGAGATCTGCGGCGAGGTCGTCACCTTCGACCACATCGACAAGGCCTACGACGACGGCGAGCGCACGGTCGTGCTCACCAAGGACGAGCTGAAGGCGCTGCCGGAGGAGCGCGACCGGGAGATCGACGTCGTGCAGTTCGTGCCGAGCGAGCAGGTCGACCCGATCATGTTCGACCGCGCCTACATCCTCGAGCCCGACTCCTCCTCCCCCAAGGCCTACGTGCTGCTGCGCCGCACCCTCGAGGAGACCGACCGCACCGCCATCGTCGAGTTCGCGCTCCGGCAGAAGACCCGCCTCGCGGCGCTGCGGGTGCGCGGCAAGCTGCTGATGCTGCAGACGCTGCTCTGGGCGGACGAGGTCCGCGAGGTCGAGTTCCCGTCGCTCGAGGGCACCACCCGGATCGCGGCCCGCGAGCTGGAGATGTCCTCGCACCTGGTCGACTCCTACTCGGAGGACTTCGACGCGTCGAAGTTCCAGGACTCGTATCAGGCCGAGCTGCGCACCCTCATCGACGCGAAGATCGAGCAGGGCGACGCCCTCGACACCTCCGCCACCTTCGGCGAGAAGCCCGAGGAGGAGGGCGGTGGCGAGGTGCTCGACCTGATGGAGGCGCTGAAGCGCTCGGTCGAGCGCAGCCGCGGGGCGAAGGCGGGGGCGTCCGCGGACTCCGAGGAGAAGGCGCCGGCGAAGAAGCGGGCGACGAGGAAGAAGGCGGACGACGACGAGGACGCCGCCGCCGAGGACGACGCGGCGCCGAAGAAGACCGCGGCCAAGAAGACGACGGCGAAGAAGACCGCTGCGAAGAAGAGCGCCGACGACGAGAAGACCGCGCCGAAGAAGATCGCTCCGAAGAAGAAGCCTGCCGCGAAGAAGACGGCCGCCGAGCAGGACGACGCGGCGACCGAGAAGGCCGCGTCCTGACCCCTGCCGGCCCGGCCCGTCGGCTCAGACCAGCTCGTCCACGTCGTCGAGGTCGACCGCGACCGAGCTGATCAGCGCGAGCAGCGCCTCCGCATAGGCGTTCTCGGCGATCTCGTCCTCGAAGACGCGCTCGCCGCCGCCGAGCTCGGCCGTCACGGCGAAGCGCACCGGCCCGCCGTCCTCGACGCGGCGCAGCGAGCGGAACGTCCCGCGGAGCAGCTCGCGCAGCTGGTCCTCGCGCGGCAGCCAGAGCGAGTCGTCGAGCGCCACGGAGTCGAGCGCCCACTCGGTCGTGCCGTTGAAGCCGAGCACCGTGCCGGTCTCGTACTCGTGCGGCTCGATGGTCATGTCGCTCACGGTGAAGACGTCGCCGTCGAACCCCTCGCGCTCGATGCGGAAGCGGTCGCCGGTGACCGGTGCCCAGCGCAGCCCCGCGGTCCGCAGCGCCCTGGCGAGTTCGAAGGAGATCATCCCCTGATCATGGCGCGCGTTCCCGGACGGAGGCCGCGAAGACGGGCCTTCGGTCCCGATGTCGGTGGGTGAGTTTACGTTCATGAAACGTCCGGTTCACAGGCCGGGCACCCGCACTGCATAGCGTGGCTCACTGTGCCCCTTTCAGGGGCGAGGGTCGCCGTCGACGTGCGGTGACGCACCACCGCTCCCCGGGGCGGCGATCGAGAGGACCACTATGCCCGACTCCCCCGACCTCCTCGCGCAGAGGCCCCGCGCCCGCGCACCACGGAGAGGCCTCGCGCTCGCGGCCCTCGCCGGCCTGGCCCTCGTCGCGTCGCCGCTGGTCGCGACTCCCGCCGCCGCTGCTCCGAGCGGCGACGAGCTGGTCATCAGCGAGGTCTTCGCCCGCGGCGGCTCGGCCGGCGCGACCTACACCAACCGCTTCGTCGAGCTCTACAACCCGACCGGCGCCGACGTCGCTCTCTCGGGCCTCTCGCTGCAGTACCGCTCGGCCACCGGCACGGCGAACCCGACGACGACCGTCGCGCTCACCGGCACCGTCCCCGCCGAGGGCCACTTCCTGATCGCCGGCGCGAGCAACGGCACGAATGGCGCGCCGCTCCCCGCCGCCGACCAGACCGCGAACGGCCTCAACATCGCGGCCGCGGGCGGCACGCTCTTCCTGGTCGAGGGCACCGCGACCCTCGTCGCCCCGCCGACCGGCACCGCCGAGCAGCCCGAGGCGGTCCTCGACCTCCTCGGCTACGGCACCTCGAACACCTTCGAGGCGGCGGCGGCCACCGCGCCCACCCTCACCGAGTCGATCGCCCGCGCCGACACCGCGACCGGCGACACCGACTCCAATGCCGCCGACTTCACCGTCGGCGCGATGACGCCCGAGGCCGCCGGCGGCAGCGCCCCGGAGCCGACGCCGGCGCCGACCGGGACGGCGACCCCCACGGCGACCCCGACCGCCCCGCCGACCACTCCGCCGACGACGCCGCCGACCACCGCGCCGACCGTCTCGATCGCCGAGATCCAGGGCACCGGAGCCGCCTCCCCGCTCGTCGGGCAGACCGTCACCACCACCGGTGTCGTCACCGCGCGCTACGCGACCGGCGGCTACAACGGCTACGTGATCCAGACCGCCGGCACCGGCGCGCAGACCACCGGCCGCACCGCCTCCGACGCCGTCTTCGTCTACTCCTCCGCCTCGGTCGGCGCCGTCGCGATCGGCGACAACCTGCGCATCACCGGCGCCGTCAGCGAGTTCAACGGCCTCACCGAGCTCACCCCGACCTCGGCCGCGACCGTCGAGAAGCTCGGCACCCCCGCCGTCGCGCCGATCCCCGCCGCCGTGGGCCTCCCCCGCACCGTCGAGGAGCGCGAGACGCTCGAGAGCATGCTGATCGCCCCGCAGGGCGCCTTCACCGTGACCGACACCTTCGACCTCAACAGCTTCGGCTCCGTCGGCCTCGCCGCCGGCGACTCGCCGCTGCTGACCCCGACCGAGGTCGCCCGCCCCGGAACGCCCGAGCTGGCCGCGATCGTCGCCGACAACGCCGCCCGCGCGATCGTCCTCGACGACGGCGCCTCGATCAACTTCCTCGGCGCGGCCGCGAACAAGGCGATCCCGCTGCCCTACCTCACCCCGACCGAGCCGATCCGCGTGGGCGCCCCGGCGACCTTCACGACCCCGGTCGTCCTCGACTACCGCAACGGCGGCTGGTCCTTCCAGCCGACGACCCAGCTGACCGTCGAGAACGCTGCGACCGTGCAGCCCGCGACCTTCGCGAACACCCGCGAGGCGGCCCCCGAGGCCGTCGGCGGCGACCTCTCGATCGCGTCCTTCAACGTGCTGAACTACTTCTCCACCACGGGTGACTCGATCACCGGCTGCACCTTCTACACCGACCGCGACGGCGACCCCGTCACGGTCAACAGCGGCTGCGACGCCCGCGGCGCCGCGAACGCGGACGACCTCGAGCGCCAGCAGGCCAAGATCGTCACCGCGATCAACACCCTCGGCGCCGGCGTCGTCTCCCTCGAGGAGATCGAGAACTCGGCGAAGTTCGGCAAGCCGCGCGACGAGGCCCTCGCCACCCTGACCGCCGCGCTCAACACCGCCGCCGGCTCGGAGCTGTGGGCCTACGTGCCCTCGCCCGCCGCCCTCCCCGCGCTCGCGGACGAGGACGTCATCCGCACCGCGTTCATCTACAAGAAGGCCGTCATCGAGCCGGTCGGCGAGTCCGTCATCCTGAACGACGGCGTCGCCTTCTCGAACGCCCGCAAGCCGCTCGCCCAGGAGTTCCGCCTGATCGGCGACAGCGCCAGCGAGTTCGTCGCGATCGTGAACCACTTCAAGTCGAAGGGCTCCGGCTCCGGAGTCGACGCCGACCAGGGCGACGGCCAGGGCGCCTCGAACGCCTCCCGCGTCAACCAGGCCACCGCGCTCGTCGCGTTCGCCGACCGCCTGAAGACCGAGAAGGCCACGGACCTCGTCTACCTGCTCGGCGACTTCAACGCCTACTCGCAGGAGGACCCGATCCAGGTCCTCCGCGATGCCGGCTACGTCGACCAGGGCGCGAAGGACGGGAAGTACTCCTACTCCTTCGACGGCGCGGTCGGCTCGCTCGATCACGTCTTCGCCTCCCCGGCGGCCGACGCGACCGTGACCGGTGTCGACACCTGGAACATCAACAGCGGGGAGTCGGTGGCGCTGGAGTACAGCCGCTACGACTACAACGCGACGATCTTCTACGACACCTCGGCCTACCGCTCGAGCGACCACGACCCGGTCGTCGTCGGGCTGGACCTGCCCGAGACCGCTCCGGCGACCGTGATCGACGTCGCGACCAGCGCGAAGACCACGCGCCTCGCCGTGCTCCGCACGCTGACGGTCACGGCCGTCAACAACGGCCCCGAGGCGGTCGCGATCGAGATCTCGACGCCCTACGGCACGCGGACGAAGAGCTCGGTGAAGCCCGGCCAGTCGTTCACGACCTCCTACCTCACGGTGCTCCGCCCGATCAAGGCCGGCACCGCGACGATCGAGGTCACCGCGAAGGACGGCACGGAGCGCACGTACCAGCAGGCGTACAGCGCCCGCTAGAGCGTCGGCCCGCCGGCCGACGCACGACCGACCGCAGGGGCGGGTCCGCTGAGAAGCGGGCCCGCCCTCGTCGCGCCACCCCTGACGTCGCGCGGTCTCGGCTCCTAGAGTGCGGAGCATGCCCGAGGGAGACAGCGTCCACCGTCTCGCCGCCCGCCTGAGGCGAGCGGCGGACGGCCGGACCGTCGCGGACGGCGAGCTGCGCTCGGGCGACGCGGCCGGCAGCTCGCTCGAGGGTCTGCGGATCCTCGAGCACGACACCCACGGCAAGCACCTGCTCACCCGCTTCTCCGATGGTCTGACCCTGCACACCCACCTGCGGATGCAGGGGTCCTGGACGGTCACCTCGCCCGGGCGCTCCGTGCCGCGGGGCGTGCAGAAGGACGTCCGCGTCCGGCTCCGGCTCGACGACGGGGTCGCCCTCTGGGGCATCGACCTCCCCGTCGTCGAGCTGCTGCCCACCCGCGACGAGGCGCAGGCGATCGGCCACCTCGGTCCCGACCCGCTCCGCGCCGACTGGAGCGCGGAGGAGGCGGTCGCCCGCCTGTCCCGCGTGCCCGAGCGGCCGGTCGTCGCCGCCCTGCTCGACCAGCGCCTGATGGCGGGGCTCGGCAACCTCTGGGCGAACGAGGTCTGCTTCCTCCGCGGGCTCTACCCCTGGCGGCCCGTCGGCACCGTCGACGTCCGCGCCCTGGTCGCCACCGCCGCCCGGGGCCTGCGCGCGTCCGTCACGGTCCCCGGGATGTTCCAGACCACCACCGGTGACACGCGTCGCGGCGAGCGGCACTGGGTCGCGGGCCGCGCCGGCCGGCCGTGCCTGCGCTGCGGCACCACCGTCCTCGTCCGCGCCGAGGTCCGCGACGACCCGGAGCAGCGGCGCACCTGGTGGTGCCCGCACTGCCAGCCCGAACCCGCCGACTCCGGGCAGTGACCCGGGCGGCGCGCCTGCGTAGGCTGGGCGGCAGGACGAGCGGAGGGGTCGCATGAGCGAGAACGTCTGGGGATCGCCGGAGCCGGCGTCGCGGCGCGAGGAGCCGGCGACCGGGGTCGAGCGATCCGGCACGCCCCCGCAGCCGCAGGAGGCCGCCGAACCCGACGTCGAGCTCGCCCGCCCCGAGGACATCGAGCGGGCCCAGGCCGTCAAGGACCTCAAGCGCCGGCGCGACTTCGCCGGCTCGGTCGGCGGCTGGATGACCGTTTCCGCGATCAGCACCGGCGTCTGGTTCGCGACGGGCGCCGACGGCTACTTCTGGCCGGTCTGGCCGATGCTCGGCATCGGCATCGGCGTGGCCAGTCAGGCCGCCGCCCTCTGGGGCCCGGCCAAGAAGGAGATCACCGAGGCGGACATCGCCGCACAGATGCGCAAGCGCGAGCTGCGCGGCCGCTGACGGCCGGTCTCCCGCCTCCACGCTGGTCGAGCAGCCGCGCAACAGCGTCATGCCGGTCGAGCAGCCGAGCAGCGGCGTATCGAGACCCACCCACCGACAGCACCCGCCTCGCCCGGCACCCCCCTCCCAGGACTCCCGTCGACCCCGGCTGCTAGGGTGCGTTCGAGCGCGCCGACGTCCCGACGGCTGCGCTCACGGCACAGCGTGGCGCGCCGGACCCGAGGCGTGCCGCCTCCGGCACCGCCCACTGACGGTTTGGACACCCTTGGCCGACTCCTCCTCGCCCTCCTCCGCGCAGCCTCCCTTCGACGCGTCGCAGTTCCACGAGCTCCCGCCGAAGCGGCCCTCCCGCCGGGCCGTCGTGCTCGGCGCGGTCGGCGCCGGTCTCGGCCTCGTCGCCCTCGGCGGCGGCGGCTACGCCGCGTACCGCGCCCTGCAGCCCGACCAGCCCGGCGTCTCCGGCGAGCCGGGCACCCCGGCCGCCGAGCTCGATCTGCTCGCCGGCGTCCCGACCCCGACGCCGTCCTTCGGCCCGAACGGCACCCACTGGCCCTCGCGGACCCCGTGGTTCACCGGCGACGTCGATCTCGAGGTCGAGGTGGAGTGCTCCTGGTCGGCGATCAGCGAGGCGATCACGACGGCGCTCGACACCGCGGGCCCCGCCGACACCATCCGCATCCTCGTCGCACCGGGCGAGCTGCCCGGCGGCGGCGCCGGCTCGAGCTCGTCTCCGATGATGCAGGACATCGGCACGCTCGATCGGGACACCCGCGTCCTCGTCTACCCGCGCGACGGCTGGGGCACGGTCACCACCGCCAACTCCTGGCGCCTGCTCCGCGTCTACAACGTCGCGCTCGTGGGCATCGTCACCAACGGCGCCTTCCTCGCCTCCGGCTGCAGCAGCTCCGCCTTCGCCCGGATCACCACCAACGCCTACAACGTCTACGGCGTCGACGGCACCGACTTCACCGAGAACGTCGAGCTGGTCGAGGTCGTCGTCCCCGACGCCCAGCTGCGCGACGAGGACGTCTCGAGCATGCGCACCCCCACCGACGGCGCGGGCGGCCTCCGCCACATCTTCCGCATCGGCTGCTACACCGCTCCCGCCTACAAGGAGAAGGGCTCCGGCGCGCACACCGACACCGTGCAGTTCTCCGGCCAGGGCGGCAACTACTACGGCGACATCACGAGCATCGACTGCATCGACTTCGCCTCGACGAACACCGCGTTCCAGATCGGCTCTGCGCAGAACGTGCGCTACCAGCACTGCCTGGTCGTCGGAGCGGACGTCGTCAAGCGCGTCTTCCCCGTCCCGGACGAGGCGGATCAGGACGGCAGCTTCGGCGCCTCCAACGGTCCCGGCGTCGAGTTCGGCTGCTCGGCGCTCGACAGCACCTTCATCGGCCCGATGGGCGCCGCCACCTGGGCGTCCGTCTCGGGGTCGACCGCGGGCTACGAGACGACCGGCGCCGCCCCGAAGGAGGGCGAGTGGATCATCGACGAGTCGATCCTCGAGTGGACCGCCGACGACGTGCACGAGCGCAGCCCGCAGGTGACGAGCGAGTACCTGGCCCAGATCTGGGCCTGACCGGCTCTCAGCCCGAGTGCCGTCCGGCCCGCGCGGGTCGCGCCAGCGATGCGAGCGGCGCCGGCACCGTGAACAGCGGATCGCCTGGGATCAGCGCGAGCACCCGGCGGATCCCGAGCGACAGCACGACGATCGCCGCCGTGAGCACCAGCGGGTAGAGCAGCGCCGCCACCGGCCTCTCGAGCAGTCCGGTCAGCCACGCCGCATCCGAGTTCGCGACGAGCGACCACAGCCCCAGCAGCGGCACCTGCAGCAGGTAGATCGGCAGCGTCCGGCGTCCGATCGCCGAGCCGACCCGCGCGGCCGGCGCCCAGCGGCAGAGCAGGGCGGCGCAGGCCACGGCGAGCGGGATCGCGCTCGCGCTGACGACGAACCCGGCGATCTGCGCGACGGGCCCGTCCGCGACGCGGCCGCCGACGACCGCCAGCAGGAACACCCCGAGCGGCGCGAGCAGCACCAGCACGCCCGGCCGCGAGAAGCGGCGCAGCTGCTCGGCACCGAGGACGCCGAGCGCGAAGAAGACGAAGTTCGCCAGCAGCGCGTCGCCGAAGAGGATCACCCGCAGGTTCGTCGCGAGGAACCAGGCGGCGGTGCCGAGCAGCAGGATCCCCCACCAGGGCACCCGGAGCGCCCGCAGCAGCACCAGCACGGCCGGGTAGAGCGCCAGCGCGAAGAGGAACCAGAGCGTGGTGGTCGGGAAGACGAACTGCAGCAGGACGCGGTCGAGCGAGTCGATCGAGTGCGGGAAGTCCGGTCGCGCGAGCAGGGCGAAGAACACGGCGTAGAGCACGACCCACACCGCGTAGAGGTAGTAGTTCGAGACGAGGCGCACGCGGGCGGAGCCGCGCCGCCAGCCGCGGAGGAGGCCGGACTGCGCCAGCAGCCCCGCGAGCGCGAACAGGATCGGCATCCGGATGCGCCCGAGGGAGCCGCCGACCTGGTCCCAGAGC
Proteins encoded in this window:
- a CDS encoding alpha/beta hydrolase — its product is MTTRAPETRTALLLHGLGGASGTWWRVAAALTAAGWSVTAPDLRGHGTGRRGGSSRHDDYADDALALRAPGGAWDLVVGHSLGGAVAVRAAARDTGWARRLVLLDPVLRLEESERAGVRAGEVAALAVTADELAAAEPHWDERDRAEKLRAAHAADPAAVAATIDDNEPWDLLADVPTLRAPVLVLGGDPQVFTMFPPSVAARVLQGNPRVRYAVVAGAGHSPQRDRPAETLAMLREWAESDATA
- a CDS encoding M28 family peptidase encodes the protein MIGAGALVAGFAFAPAASAAEPADFADTVTVDGIMTHLEAFQAIADANDGNRAIGTEGYELSGQYVEAVLKAAGYTTERQDFTTTTQTIDEFSLTTTPAVEGIPMSFTPSTPEGGVTGELIQPVDPLGCDADAWAGLDATGKVALVSRGTCSFSEKSAAAGAAGASAVIIYNNAPGEPLNGTLGAPDDSYIPSVGVTLEEGQSLIAALPTTATLVLEQTTTDTDTFNIITETPGGDHDNVVMLGAHLDGVPEGPGINDNGSGSATLLETAVQLADAGETTNAVRFAWWGAEEVGLVGSYTYVDSLSEEEAGDIATYLNFDMVASPNYVVSVYDANESTYEAPVEVPAGSIATEKAFTDYFDSIDQPWIDTAFDGRSDYDGFISAGIPASGLFTGADDIKTEEEAALFGGTVGIPHDPNYHSAGDDLANINQEALGITSKAIAFVTASFAEDTSAIDAEKDPTTPEPEPSTPPFVLPTKEQVLGLIAAGLSPREIAAELGITEAIARPYVQQIIDRYGITDRASAERLIREYLADRGVLIGG
- a CDS encoding HEAT repeat domain-containing protein — encoded protein: MTDENRPADRLRAALTAPDASSRLQAAMTAGTRPADEYAKVLVARCAVEPDFGVREMLTWALTRHEPGVTVDLLLPELESETPQARSQALHTLSKVGDPRAFPAITPALLHDEHPAVAHAAWRTAAGLAPEPERPALARQLAEHLGERDRPDQRALTRALLMLGDAATPVLEVAARSEEDARRFHALATLRLLADPDEDVEEAFARARRG
- a CDS encoding Ku protein — translated: MRAIWKGAITFGLVNVPVKIYSATEDHDVPLHQVHDKDGGRIRYQRKCEICGEVVTFDHIDKAYDDGERTVVLTKDELKALPEERDREIDVVQFVPSEQVDPIMFDRAYILEPDSSSPKAYVLLRRTLEETDRTAIVEFALRQKTRLAALRVRGKLLMLQTLLWADEVREVEFPSLEGTTRIAARELEMSSHLVDSYSEDFDASKFQDSYQAELRTLIDAKIEQGDALDTSATFGEKPEEEGGGEVLDLMEALKRSVERSRGAKAGASADSEEKAPAKKRATRKKADDDEDAAAEDDAAPKKTAAKKTTAKKTAAKKSADDEKTAPKKIAPKKKPAAKKTAAEQDDAATEKAAS
- a CDS encoding ExeM/NucH family extracellular endonuclease, with the translated sequence MPDSPDLLAQRPRARAPRRGLALAALAGLALVASPLVATPAAAAPSGDELVISEVFARGGSAGATYTNRFVELYNPTGADVALSGLSLQYRSATGTANPTTTVALTGTVPAEGHFLIAGASNGTNGAPLPAADQTANGLNIAAAGGTLFLVEGTATLVAPPTGTAEQPEAVLDLLGYGTSNTFEAAAATAPTLTESIARADTATGDTDSNAADFTVGAMTPEAAGGSAPEPTPAPTGTATPTATPTAPPTTPPTTPPTTAPTVSIAEIQGTGAASPLVGQTVTTTGVVTARYATGGYNGYVIQTAGTGAQTTGRTASDAVFVYSSASVGAVAIGDNLRITGAVSEFNGLTELTPTSAATVEKLGTPAVAPIPAAVGLPRTVEERETLESMLIAPQGAFTVTDTFDLNSFGSVGLAAGDSPLLTPTEVARPGTPELAAIVADNAARAIVLDDGASINFLGAAANKAIPLPYLTPTEPIRVGAPATFTTPVVLDYRNGGWSFQPTTQLTVENAATVQPATFANTREAAPEAVGGDLSIASFNVLNYFSTTGDSITGCTFYTDRDGDPVTVNSGCDARGAANADDLERQQAKIVTAINTLGAGVVSLEEIENSAKFGKPRDEALATLTAALNTAAGSELWAYVPSPAALPALADEDVIRTAFIYKKAVIEPVGESVILNDGVAFSNARKPLAQEFRLIGDSASEFVAIVNHFKSKGSGSGVDADQGDGQGASNASRVNQATALVAFADRLKTEKATDLVYLLGDFNAYSQEDPIQVLRDAGYVDQGAKDGKYSYSFDGAVGSLDHVFASPAADATVTGVDTWNINSGESVALEYSRYDYNATIFYDTSAYRSSDHDPVVVGLDLPETAPATVIDVATSAKTTRLAVLRTLTVTAVNNGPEAVAIEISTPYGTRTKSSVKPGQSFTTSYLTVLRPIKAGTATIEVTAKDGTERTYQQAYSAR
- a CDS encoding DNA-formamidopyrimidine glycosylase family protein; translated protein: MPEGDSVHRLAARLRRAADGRTVADGELRSGDAAGSSLEGLRILEHDTHGKHLLTRFSDGLTLHTHLRMQGSWTVTSPGRSVPRGVQKDVRVRLRLDDGVALWGIDLPVVELLPTRDEAQAIGHLGPDPLRADWSAEEAVARLSRVPERPVVAALLDQRLMAGLGNLWANEVCFLRGLYPWRPVGTVDVRALVATAARGLRASVTVPGMFQTTTGDTRRGERHWVAGRAGRPCLRCGTTVLVRAEVRDDPEQRRTWWCPHCQPEPADSGQ
- a CDS encoding 2TM domain-containing protein; the encoded protein is MSENVWGSPEPASRREEPATGVERSGTPPQPQEAAEPDVELARPEDIERAQAVKDLKRRRDFAGSVGGWMTVSAISTGVWFATGADGYFWPVWPMLGIGIGVASQAAALWGPAKKEITEADIAAQMRKRELRGR
- a CDS encoding acyltransferase, which encodes MATGSGDALVARERLAWIDTTRGLGVLAVVLFHVLIWSFATVADPASSVAALWDQVGGSLGRIRMPILFALAGLLAQSGLLRGWRRGSARVRLVSNYYLYAVWVVLYAVFFALLARPDFPHSIDSLDRVLLQFVFPTTTLWFLFALALYPAVLVLLRALRVPWWGILLLGTAAWFLATNLRVILFGDALLANFVFFALGVLGAEQLRRFSRPGVLVLLAPLGVFLLAVVGGRVADGPVAQIAGFVVSASAIPLAVACAALLCRWAPAARVGSAIGRRTLPIYLLQVPLLGLWSLVANSDAAWLTGLLERPVAALLYPLVLTAAIVVLSLGIRRVLALIPGDPLFTVPAPLASLARPARAGRHSG